Proteins encoded in a region of the Zea mays cultivar B73 chromosome 4, Zm-B73-REFERENCE-NAM-5.0, whole genome shotgun sequence genome:
- the LOC103653934 gene encoding uncharacterized protein: protein MASLHPTTAMLLAQRHSPAPSLRSQHIVALMVCLRSHLQHRVGPWPRSLLTGPASGNRQSTVVCAAWTRRSRGETEQRPNRKSWKQTCTCAPSCSIFFPSKRFVHAKVMHRGTSKVIAVATTNDAKDFRLTLPSLVDDNACRTTGRLIAERSMDADVFALAYEPKKNESREQAWHRD, encoded by the exons ATGGCCTCGCTCCACCCCACGACGGCAATGCTGCTGGCCCAGCGCCATTCTCCTGCACCATCTCTCAGGTCTCAGCACATCGTCGCTCTCATGGTCTGCCTCCGTAGCCATCTTCAGCATCGAGTCGGCCCCTGGCCTCGCTCTCTACTCACCGGTCCCGCCTCCGGCAACCGCCAG AGCACGGTGGTGTGTGCGGCGTGGACGCGGCGGTCGCGCGGGGAGACGGAGCAGCGGCCCAACCGCAAGTCGTGGAAACAGACATGTACATGCGCCCCTTCCTGCTCAATTTTTTTTCCCTCCAAGCGCTTCGTGCACGCAAAGGTCATGCACAGGGGCACCAGCAAGGTCATCGCCGTGGCCACCACCAACGACGCCAAGGACTTCCGGCTCACCCTCCCATCCCTTGTCGACGACAACGCCTGCAGGACCACCGGGAGGCTCATCGCCGAGAGGTCCAtggacgccgacgtctttgctttGGCCTATGAGCCCAAGAAGAACGAGAGTCGAGAGCAAGCTTGGCATCGTGATTGA